The following coding sequences are from one Mus pahari chromosome X, PAHARI_EIJ_v1.1, whole genome shotgun sequence window:
- the Tbc1d25 gene encoding TBC1 domain family member 25, whose protein sequence is MRPSAQARWEGQGPTAPLRLRSGARWGRGRPHCRVYVRVGATIGCHLDRDDSGGMATTSAASDSACSAAPPPVGGAQAAAAVEEEEREVVRVRVKKCESFLSPEFRSFAVDPQITSLDVLQHILIRAFDLNGKKNFGISYLARDRLGQETFLSLLSDWDLSTAFATASKPYLQLRVDIRPSEDSPLLEDWDIISPKDVIGSDVLLAEKRSSLTTAALPFTQSILSQVGRTLSKVQQVLSWSYGEDIKPFKPPLSDAEFHTYLNHEGQLSRPEELRLRIYHGGVEPSLRKVVWRYLLNVYPDGLTGRERMDYMKRKSREYEQLKSEWAQRVNPEDLEFIRSTVLKDVLRTDRAHPYYAGPEDGPHLRALHDLLTTYAVTHPQVSYCQGMSDLASPILAVMDHEGHAFVCFCGIMKRLAANFHPDGRAMATKFAHLKLLLRHADPDFYQYLQEAGADDLFFCYRWLLLELKREFAFDDALRMLEVTWSSLPPDPPEHEVELVGPPSQVADTGFGSHRGRPVRQRHMLRPAGGGSTAFEDAVVHLAASSQGPSGGGRLLRQASLDGIQQLRDNMGPRKDRLVQLSYPATLISSKSLSEPLLNSPDPLLSSSSRPDSPSSSSPPSTQEASPSGDIAIGSPLIQEVGSPRDPGKSVPPPPPMGLPPPQEFGRGNPFMLFLCLAILLEHRDHIMRNGLDYNELAMHFDRLVRKHHLGRVLRRAKALFADYLQSEVWDSEEGAEATAPS, encoded by the exons ATGCGACCTTCAGCCCAAGCcaggtgggaggggcagggtcCTACAGCACCTCTGCGCCTGCGCTCTGGTGCAAGGTGGGGCCGCGGGCGCCCGCACTGTAGGGTGTACGTTAGGGTAGGGGCAACTATCGGTTGTCACCTGGACAGAGACGACAGCGGCGGGATGGCAACAACCTCCGCGGCCTCGGACTCAGCGTGCTCGGCAGCGCCCCCGCCCGTCGGAGGTGCCCAGGCGGCCGCGGCGGTTGAGGAGGAGGAGCGTGAGGTGGTACGGGTCCGAGTCAAG AAATGTGAGAGCTTCTTGTCCCCCGAGTTCCGCTCTTTTGCAGTGGATCCTCAGATCACCTCGCTGGACGTGTTGCAGCACATCCTCATCCGAGCCTTTGACTTAAATGG GAAGAAGAACTTTGGCATCAGCTACCTGGCTCGAGACCGGCTAGGACAGGAaactttcctctccctcctttctgatTGGGACCTCAGCACAGCTTTCGCCACTGCCTCCAAACCTTATCTGCAGTTGCGTGTAGACATTCGGCCCTCAGAGGACA GCCCATTGCTGGAAGACTGGGACATAATTAGTCCCAAAGATGTCATTGGATCTGATGTGCTACTGGCCGAGAAGCGATCGTCACTAACGACAGCTGCCTTGCCTTTTACACAGTCCATCCTCTCTCAG gtgGGTCGTACACTATCTAAGGTCCAGCAGGTGCTGAGTTGGTCTTATGGGGAAGATATCAAGCCTTTTAAGCCCCCCCTGAGTGATGCTGAGTTCCACACGTACCTGAATCATGAAGGTCAGCTCTCTCGGCCTGAGGAGTTGCGCTTGAGGATCTACCACGGCGGTGTGGAGCCTTCACTTCGAAAA GTGGTATGGCGGTACCTCCTGAATGTGTACCCAGATGGGCTGACTGGCCGTGAACGGATGGACTACATGAAACGTAAGAGCCGCGAGTACGAGCAGCTCAAAAGCGAATGGGCCCAGCGAGTGAACCCTGAGGACCTGGAATTCATCCGCAGCACAGTCCTCAAGGATGTGCTTCGCACAGACCGAGCCCATCCCTACTACGCAGGGCCTGAGGATGGCCCACACCTACGGGCCCTACATGACTTGCTCACCACCTATGCCGTTACCCATCCGCAGGTATCATACTGCCAGGGGATGAGTGACCTAGCCTCACCAATTCTTGCTGTCATGGACCATGAAGGCCATGCCTTTGTATGCTTCTGTGGCATCATGAAGCGCTTAGCTGCCAACTTCCACCCTGATGGCCGTGCCATGGCCACCAAGTTTGCCCATCTCAAGCTGCTATTGAGACATGCTGACCCAGACTTCTATCAGTACCTGCAAGAAGCAGGTGCCGACGACCTCTTTTTCTGTTACCGCTGGCTGCTGCTGGAGCTCAAGCGTGAATTCGCCTTCGATGATGCTCTCCGAATGCTAGAAGTCACCTGGAGTTCACTGCCCCCTGACCCTCCTGAACACGAGGTGGAGCTTGTCGGACCTCCCAGCCAAGTAGCAGACACTGGCTTTGGTAGCCACAGGGGACGGCCAGTACGTCAGAGGCACATGCTGAGGCCTGCTGGTGGAGGAAGCACTGCTTTTGAAGACGCTGTTGTCCACTTAGCTGCATCTAGCCAGGGACCTAGTGGTGGGGGGCGTCTCCTAAGACAAGCCAGCCTGGATGGTATACAACAACTCAGGGATAACATGGGCCCCAGGAAGGACCGTCTGGTCCAACTATCCTACCCAGCTACCCTCATTAGCTCTAAGTCCCTCTCTGAGCCCTTGCTGaattccccagatccactcctctcctcctcttctcggCCCGATTCCCCATCTTCGTCATCTCCTCCATCTACCCAGGAGGCTTCTCCTTCTGGTGACATAGCTATAGGATCCCCCTTGATACAAGAGGTAGGTTCTCCCAGAGACCCTGGGAAGTCCgtaccacctccacctcccatggGCCTTCCTCCACCCCAGGAGTTTGGCCGAGGGAACCCATTCATGCTCTTCCTCTGCCTGGCTATCCTGCTGGAACATCGTGACCACATCATGCGCAATGGGCTGGATTACAATGAGCTAGCCATGCATTTTGATCGCCTGGTGCGCAAACACCATCTAGGGCGTGTCTTGCGCAGGGCCAAGGCACTCTTTGCTGATTACCTACAGTCTGAAGTTTGGGACTCTGAGGAGGGGGCTGAGGCCACAGCTCCATCTTGA
- the Ebp gene encoding 3-beta-hydroxysteroid-Delta(8),Delta(7)-isomerase, with amino-acid sequence MTTNMVPLHPYWPRHLKLDNFVPNDLLSSHILIVLFSISGGLIVITWLLSSRASVVPLGAGRRLALCWFVVCTFIHLVIEGWFSLYHDILLEDQAFLSQLWKEYSKGDSRYILSDNFIVSMETVTACLWGPLSLWVVIAFLRQQPFRFVLQLVVSMGQIYGDVLYFLTELRDGFQHGELGHPVYFWFYFVVMNAIWLVVPSILVLDAIKHLTSAQSMLDSKVTKIKSKHN; translated from the exons ATGACCACCAATATGGTCCCCTTGCACCCGTACTGGCCTAGGCACCTGAAGCTGGACAACTTCGTGCCTAATGACCTCCTGTCTTCGCATATCCTGATTGTCCTATTCTCCATCTCCGGGGGCCTAATCGTGATCACGTGGCTGTTGTCTAGCCGAGCTTCCGTTGTCCCACTTGGAGCTGGGCGGCGACTGGCCTTGTGCTGGTTTGTTGTGTGTACCTTCATTCACCTTGTGATCGAGGGCTGGTTCTCTCTCTACCATGACATCCTTCTGGAAGACCAAGCCTTCTTATCCCAACTCT GGAAAGAGTATTCCAAGGGAGACAGCCGATATATCCT TAGTGACAACTTCATCGTCAGTATGGAGACTGTCACAGCTTGTCTCTGGGGACCACTCAGCCTATGGGTAGTGATTGCCTTTCTCCGCCAGCAACCCTTCCGCTTTGTCCTACAGCTTGTGGTGTCTATGG GCCAGATATACGGGGATGTGCTGTACTTCCTGACAGAGCTACGCGATGGATTCCAGCATGGGGAGCTAGGCCACCCTGTTTATTTCTGGTTCTATTTTGTTGTCATGAATGCTATATGGTTGGTGGTACCAAGCATCCTTGTGCTTGATGCCATAAAGCATCTCACTAGTGCCCAGAGCATGCTGGACAGCAAAGTCACGAAAATTAAGAGCAAGCATAACTAA